A single genomic interval of Polyangium spumosum harbors:
- a CDS encoding prolyl oligopeptidase family serine peptidase yields MSPARSFVALAPLALLVLGCPGQAKVTGPGDKTGPLPSASATVEAPGPALDPPPPTPKKPVFKEYHGESVADDYQWLEDGTSSDVKSWVGDHNRRTRAFLDILPGRQALYTSVRKFVEYGSPAFYAFQHKGGVLFSMRWRPPKQQPFLVTLTPVDKPNAEKVLVDPTTIDPSGNTSIDYYVASPDGAKVAVSLSKGDREGGSIRVFDVGTGREIAEVVPQGAGRYKGKSIAWNAGGTGFFYTRYPSEGEGKSEDRGFFQKVYFHKLYAPVKDDAPALDKLPRLAQIDVETSGDGKFVTARIENGYGGPTEHHIFRQGGGFTKVAGAADEVARVVVGPDGDLYVISKKDAPRGKILKTSAWKPALAKATVVVPEGEAVLRDVLPTPQRLYVRATAGGPSEMRWYDLKGKPGGLVPILPVSAVHEVVLLQDDDLYFENESFTEASAWYRFSSSSGKVEKTAMVQPATADFSDAVVVRETCTSKDGTKIPLSILRRKDAKLDGQNPTILTGQGGFGVVVSPDYDPTRRAWLDVGGVVAVANVRGGGENGDGWHKAGMLTQKQNVFDDFFACAERLFELKVTKNEKLALLGAPQSSLLMGAAITQRPDMFRAVVARGGIYDMLRLEGTPNGAYDVPEYGTTADDKQFKALYGYSPYHRVEDGKPYPATLLLTGENDPRGDPSHARKMAARLLAATSAKAPILLRSSGDTGRGVGTPLEHAVLEAVDVYTFLFHVLGIKKP; encoded by the coding sequence ATGAGCCCTGCCCGTTCGTTCGTGGCGCTCGCGCCCCTCGCGCTCCTCGTCCTCGGCTGCCCTGGCCAGGCGAAGGTCACCGGCCCCGGGGACAAGACCGGCCCTCTGCCTTCGGCCTCCGCGACCGTCGAGGCCCCCGGCCCCGCGCTCGACCCGCCCCCGCCGACCCCCAAGAAGCCCGTCTTCAAGGAATATCACGGCGAGAGCGTCGCCGATGATTACCAGTGGCTCGAGGACGGCACGAGCTCCGACGTCAAGAGCTGGGTCGGCGACCACAACCGGCGGACGCGCGCCTTCCTCGACATCCTGCCTGGCCGTCAGGCGCTCTACACGAGCGTGCGCAAGTTCGTCGAATACGGGTCTCCCGCGTTTTACGCGTTCCAGCACAAGGGCGGCGTCCTCTTTTCGATGCGCTGGCGGCCGCCGAAGCAGCAGCCGTTCCTCGTCACGCTCACGCCCGTCGACAAGCCGAACGCCGAGAAGGTCCTCGTCGATCCGACCACGATCGACCCTTCGGGGAACACCTCGATCGATTATTACGTCGCCTCGCCCGACGGGGCGAAGGTCGCGGTCTCGTTATCGAAGGGTGACCGCGAGGGCGGCTCGATCCGCGTCTTCGACGTGGGCACGGGCCGCGAGATCGCCGAGGTCGTCCCGCAGGGCGCCGGCCGCTACAAGGGCAAGAGCATCGCCTGGAACGCCGGCGGCACCGGGTTTTTCTATACGAGGTACCCCTCGGAGGGCGAAGGCAAGAGCGAGGACCGAGGGTTTTTTCAGAAAGTATATTTCCACAAACTCTACGCGCCCGTGAAGGACGACGCGCCCGCCCTCGACAAACTGCCGCGCCTCGCGCAGATCGACGTCGAGACGAGCGGGGACGGGAAGTTCGTCACGGCGCGTATCGAGAACGGCTACGGCGGGCCGACCGAGCACCACATCTTCCGCCAGGGCGGGGGTTTTACCAAGGTCGCGGGCGCCGCCGACGAGGTCGCGCGGGTCGTCGTCGGGCCTGACGGCGACCTCTACGTGATCTCGAAGAAGGACGCGCCGCGCGGGAAGATCCTGAAGACCTCGGCGTGGAAGCCCGCGCTCGCGAAGGCCACGGTCGTCGTGCCCGAGGGCGAGGCGGTCCTGCGCGACGTGCTCCCCACCCCGCAGCGGCTCTACGTGCGCGCGACCGCGGGCGGGCCCTCCGAGATGCGCTGGTACGACCTCAAGGGCAAGCCCGGCGGGCTCGTCCCGATCCTGCCCGTCTCCGCGGTGCACGAGGTCGTGCTCCTCCAGGACGACGACCTCTACTTCGAGAACGAGAGCTTCACCGAGGCCTCGGCCTGGTATCGCTTCAGCTCGAGCAGCGGCAAGGTCGAGAAGACCGCGATGGTCCAGCCCGCGACGGCCGATTTCAGCGACGCCGTCGTCGTGCGCGAGACGTGCACCTCCAAGGACGGCACGAAGATCCCGCTCAGCATCCTGCGCCGCAAGGACGCCAAGCTCGACGGGCAGAACCCCACGATCCTCACGGGGCAGGGCGGCTTCGGCGTGGTGGTCTCGCCGGACTACGACCCCACGCGCAGGGCCTGGCTCGACGTCGGCGGCGTCGTCGCCGTGGCGAACGTGCGCGGCGGCGGCGAGAACGGCGACGGTTGGCACAAGGCCGGCATGCTCACGCAGAAGCAGAACGTGTTCGACGATTTCTTCGCCTGCGCCGAGCGATTGTTTGAGCTCAAAGTAACGAAGAACGAGAAGCTCGCCCTGCTCGGCGCCCCGCAGTCGTCGTTGCTCATGGGCGCGGCGATCACGCAGCGGCCGGACATGTTCCGGGCCGTCGTGGCGCGCGGCGGCATCTACGACATGCTCCGGCTCGAGGGCACGCCGAACGGCGCCTACGACGTCCCCGAGTACGGCACGACGGCCGACGACAAGCAGTTCAAGGCGCTCTACGGCTACTCGCCCTACCACCGCGTCGAGGACGGCAAGCCCTATCCGGCGACGCTCTTGCTCACCGGTGAAAACGACCCGCGCGGCGATCCTTCCCACGCGCGCAAGATGGCCGCTCGCCTGCTCGCCGCGACGAGCGCGAAGGCGCCGATCCTCCTGCGTTCGAGCGGCGATACGGGCCGCGGCGTCGGCACGCCGCTCGAACACGCGGTGCTCGAGGCCGTGGACGTCTACACATTTCTGTTTCACGTGCTCGGCATCAAGAAGCCGTGA